The following coding sequences lie in one Miscanthus floridulus cultivar M001 chromosome 9, ASM1932011v1, whole genome shotgun sequence genomic window:
- the LOC136482270 gene encoding uncharacterized protein, whose product MERGGEDGSGGRRRAGGRGGRGAEADKGAGCRQEAVGDSDHLRPVNSCTMLVLKICSGYKEASKLPKRRILRGKVPSLSSLPLVVGFLNSLGGRTSNAGRPQRKDWDTGLCSLVAW is encoded by the exons ATGGAGCGGGGTGGTGAGGATGGGAGCGGTGGTCGGAGGAGGGCAGGAgggagaggaggacgaggagctgaGGCAGACAAAGGAGCAGGCTGCCGCCAGGAGGCGGTGGGAGACTCTG ATCACTTGCGGCCTGTGAACAGCTGTACAATGCTGGTTTTGAAAATTTGTTCTGGGTACAAGGAGGCCTCGAAGCTGCCGAAGAGGAG GATTTTGAGAGGGAAGGTTCCCAGCCTTTCAAGCTTGCCGCTAGTGGTGGGGTTTCTGAATTCTTTGG GTGGACGGACCAGCAACGCAGGCAGGCCGCAAAGGAAGGACTGGGATACCGGCTTGTGTTCACTGGTCGCTTGGTAA